A genome region from Anastrepha obliqua isolate idAnaObli1 chromosome 4, idAnaObli1_1.0, whole genome shotgun sequence includes the following:
- the LOC129244690 gene encoding nucleolar GTP-binding protein 2: MPKVRSASGPPRKQGFNHSNHSMNPERPKSGLKGVANPRTQGTIKRLQMYRTFKAKRDRRGKIITPAPFQGRLPSGTMARVEPSPKWFSNSRVISQSALQKFQDEIGKAVKDPYQVIMKPSQLPITLLNEASKYKRVHLLDTESFDSTFGPKKQRKRVNLKVRDLEDLSRSAEVQAESYDETKDVDLVREDTGEKDAQRDWIFAAGQSRRIWNELHKVIDSSDVLLQVLDARDPMGTRSKYIEQFLRKEKPHKHLFFILNKVDLVPVWVTQRWVAILSAEYPTIAFHASMQHPFGKGALINLFRQLGKLHMDKKQISVGFIGYPNVGKSSVINALRSKKVCNVAPIAGETKVWQYITLMKRIFLIDCPGVVYPSAETDTEKVLKGVVRVELVTNPEDYVETVLQRVRKEYIQKTYKVESWTSSMDFLEQLAKKSGKLLKGGEPDITVTSRMVLNDWQRGKLPFYVTPEGFETPKSQADKSQNSNEGETSKQSDQEDDDGKSEAPTFVSESVKKAREFKQLQDFRKIKVGIEFEANDVRELDKIDLEMLEKQKAERLERKKQRQQNPDDEEDSSDGASEFYSEDEYDEDLERVVHKKAIVKRKESVAITASGKFKVEPDVGDESDDEGNHQPKAKKRLTAKEKRAVERSQKRKKIGSNFYEVTNVKNRNRNKKKDA; the protein is encoded by the exons ATGCCGAAGGTACGAAGTGCATCCGGTCCTCCCCGTAAGCAGGGCTTCAACCACTCCAATCATTCCATGAATCCGGAGCGCCCCAAATCTGGGCTGAAAGGTGTAGCAAATCCACGAACGCAAGGCACTATCAAGCGATTGCAAATGTATCGCACCTTCAAAGCAAAGCGTGATCGTCGAGGAAAAATCATTACACCAGCGCCATTTCAG gGACGTCTCCCATCGGGTACGATGGCACGAGTAGAGCCTTCCCCAAAATGGTTTAGTAACTCGCGGGTTATATCGCAAAGTGCACTTCAAAAATTCCAAGATGAAATTGGAAAAGCAGTCAAAGATCCATATCAAGTGATAATGAAGCCATCACAGTTACCGATTACTCTGCTAAATGAAGCAAGCAAATATAAACGTGTGCATTTACTAGACACGGAAAGTTTCGACAGCACATTCGGGCCGAAGAAGCAACGCAAACGTGTTAATTTGAAAGTTCGGGATCTAGAAGATCTAAGTCGAAGCGCAGAAGTGCAGGCGGAAAGTTATGATGAAACGAAAGATGTAGACTTGGTGCGTGAAGATACGGGCGAAAAAGATGCACAACGCGATTGGATATTTGCCGCTGGACAGAGTCGTCGTATATGGAACGAATTGCACAAAGTAATTGATTCTTCGGATGTTTTACTGCAGGTGCTTGATGCACGTGATCCAATGGGAACCCGTTCCAAATACATAGAACAATTTTTGCGTAAAGAAAAACCGCATAAACATTTGTTCTTCATTTTGAATAAAGTTGATTTGGTGCCAGTTTGGGTAACGCAGCGCTGGGTAGCCATACTGAGTGCTGAGTACCCAACAATTGCTTTCCATGCGTCCATGCAGCATCCTTTCGGAAAAG gtgcactTATTAACCTTTTCCGTCAGTTGGGCAAATTGCACATGGATAAGAAGCAGATCAGCGTGGGATTTATAGGTTACCCAAATGTAGGCAAATCTTCCGTTATTAATGCTCTGCGTTCCAAGAAAGTTTGCAACGTTGCGCCCATTGCCGGTGAAACAAAAGTGTGGCAGTATATTACTTTAATGAAACGTATATTCCTAATCGATTGTCCTGGTGTAGTCTATCCATCAGCTGAAACAGACACCGAAAAGGTCCTGAAAGGGGTTGTACGCGTTGAACTGGTTACAAATCCTGAAGACTATGTAGAGACAGTTTTGCAGCGTGTACGCaaagaatatattcagaaaacttATAAAGTTGAAAGCTGGACATCCTCAATGGACTTTTTGGAGCAATTGGCAAAGAAATCTGGCAAATTACTGAAAGGGGGAGAGCCTGATATAACTGTCACATCTCGTATGGTATTGAACGACTGGCAGCGCGGTAAGCTGCCATTTTACGTTACACCTGAGGGATTTGAGACTCCGAAATCTCAAGCCGATAAGTCACAAAACAGCAACGAAGGCGAAACCTCTAAGCAAAGCGATCAAGAAGACGATGACGGCAAATCGGAGGCACCAACGTTCGTAAGCGAGTCGGTTAAGAAAGCCAGAGAATTCAAACAGTTGCAAGATTTCCGAAAAATCAAAGTCGGTATTGAGTTTGAAGCGAATGATGTGCGGGAGTTGGACAAAATTGATTTGGAAATGCTGGAAAAGCAAAAAGCCGAACGTCTGGAACGTAAAAAACAACGACAGCAAAACCCAGATGATGAAGAAGATTCTAGTGACGGTGCTAGTGAATTCTATTCTGAAGATGAGTACGATGAGGATCTAGAACGAGTTGTGCACAAAAAAGCCATTGTAAAACGCAAAGAGAGTGTCGCTATAACGGCCTCTGGCAAATTTAAAGTGGAACCGGATGTTGGTGACGAGAGTGATGATGAAGGAAACCACCAACCAAAAGCTAAAAAACGACTAACAGCGAAAGAGAAACGTGCAGTAGAACGCAGTCAAAAGCGCAAGAAAATTGGCAGTAATTTCTATGAAGTAACCAATGTAAAAAATCGTaatcgaaataagaaaaaagacgcataa
- the LOC129244691 gene encoding PSME3-interacting protein isoform X1 — MSSGFVTEADAVEARKRRQEEWEKVRTPDQPLERPEEPYDGRSLFERLKEQKMKKDMEFEEAHKLKNLIRGLDDDEVQFLELVDQNKIDAEKKQLQEERKELQEFRDRVATLQEETADKKLQSEIKTGKVPKVPVVASTTRPTQKSLLGVGIKRKNGEIAGSSNFISSKIAKDSTTPNSDKTPSLPSINTNNFDKGQLKCIAVLPGIGPYTESSDSEISSGSEDEPDNDSHTKYDLMGRKRQKKKGCQDDD; from the exons ATGAGTTCAGGTTTTGTAACAGAAGCAGATGCTGTTGAAGCGCGTAAACGCCGACAGGAGGAATGGGAAAAAGTTCGTACTCCGGATCAACCATTGG AACGTCCTGAAGAGCCATATGATGGGCGATCACTTTTTGAACGGCTAAAGGAACAAAAGATGAAAAAGGATATGGAATTTGAGGAAGCGCACAAATTAA aaaacctAATTCGCGGTTTAGATGACGATGAAGTGCAATTCCTTGAGTTGGTCGatcaaaacaaaatcgatgCAGAGAAAAAACAATTGCAAGAGGAACGAAAGGAACTGCAAGAATTCCGAGATCGTGTTGCTACATTGCAAGAAGAAACTGCCGATAAA AAGCTACAGTCCGAAATTAAAACAGGCAAGGTACCAAAAGTTCCAGTAGTCGCATCCACAACTCGGCCCACACAAAAGTCTTTACTTGGAGTTGGTATCAAGCGGAAAAATGGTGAAATTGCTGGTTCGTCAAACTTTATTAGTTCGAAAATCGCCAAAGACTCCACGACACCAAATTCTGATAAAACTCCTTCACTTCCCAGcattaatacaaataatttcgaTAAAGGCCAGCTTAAATGTATCGCAGTACTCCCTGGCATTGGACCTTACACCGAATCTAGTGATTCTGAAATAAGCAGTGGAAGCGAGGATGAACCGGACAATGACAGTCATACCAAGTACGATTTGATGGGACGTAAGAGGCAAAAGAAGAAGGGTTGCCAAGACGATGATTGA
- the LOC129244691 gene encoding PSME3-interacting protein isoform X2, with amino-acid sequence MSSGFVTEADAVEARKRRQEEWEKVRTPDQPLERPEEPYDGRSLFERLKEQKMKKDMEFEEAHKLKNLIRGLDDDEVQFLELVDQNKIDAEKKQLQEERKELQEFRDRVATLQEETADKKLQSEIKTGKVPKVPVVASTTRPTQKSLLGVGIKRKNGEIAALIQIISIKASLNVSQYSLALDLTPNLVILK; translated from the exons ATGAGTTCAGGTTTTGTAACAGAAGCAGATGCTGTTGAAGCGCGTAAACGCCGACAGGAGGAATGGGAAAAAGTTCGTACTCCGGATCAACCATTGG AACGTCCTGAAGAGCCATATGATGGGCGATCACTTTTTGAACGGCTAAAGGAACAAAAGATGAAAAAGGATATGGAATTTGAGGAAGCGCACAAATTAA aaaacctAATTCGCGGTTTAGATGACGATGAAGTGCAATTCCTTGAGTTGGTCGatcaaaacaaaatcgatgCAGAGAAAAAACAATTGCAAGAGGAACGAAAGGAACTGCAAGAATTCCGAGATCGTGTTGCTACATTGCAAGAAGAAACTGCCGATAAA AAGCTACAGTCCGAAATTAAAACAGGCAAGGTACCAAAAGTTCCAGTAGTCGCATCCACAACTCGGCCCACACAAAAGTCTTTACTTGGAGTTGGTATCAAGCGGAAAAATGGTGAAATTGCTG cattaatacaaataatttcgaTAAAGGCCAGCTTAAATGTATCGCAGTACTCCCTGGCATTGGACCTTACACCGAATCTAGTGATTCTGAAATAA